One Streptomyces dangxiongensis genomic window, GTTGTTGGAACCCTGCTTGGGTCGGGGATCACTCTGGCTTTTCAGCAGCGCACCACCGACAGGAGCCATGAGTTCGCCCGCCGCGAGAAGCTTCGGCAGGAGCGACTCGATGCCTACTCCGCCTATGCAGGCGCGTTGGTCAACTACCGCCGCTGCCTGGTCCATCTTTGGTTCTGCGAGCACGAGCAGCCACCACCCGAGGACCCCGCCGCCGTGCGTATCCGCGCCTACGACCTGCGCTCCAACGCCCAGGAGGCCCTCTTCCGAGTGCAGATGCTGACAGACGACGGCAGGCTGAGCCGGACTGCGGAAGACGTACTCACGGGCATCACGACGCTGCCCAAGGTGGACAGCAGGGCCGAGCTGGACGAGGTGAGAGCGCAGACCCGTGACGACATCAGCCGACTCGTCGGCTCAGCGAAGCAGCATCTTTGCTGTGCTTGCACAGGCCGCTGGACTGAACCCGAACGCCTTCGGGAACCGCACCACATGCGCACCAGATCGAGCGGGGAACAGGGGGGAACCACGGTGAAAACAACCAGTCCAGACGAGGCCGCACCACAGCCGTTCGCGCAGGACAGTGCCCAGGCTGGCCACAAAGAACCGCAGCTTCCCAAGCTGAGGGCTGTGCGAGGAGAACACTCGGCGCCGTCCCCACGGCCCGGCCGGCGTGGCTGCTCCCGACGACGGTGCTGCACCGTGGCTGAGGCCGATAGGGGTGCAGCGAGGCATACGCGCGCCTGGTCGGTCGGCGTGCCCGCCGTCGTGGCTGGCTGTCGTCGGCTGAGGTTCGTGCGGCCTGGTCGGAGGCGTCCGGCGTCGATCAACCGGCGAGTCTGCGTGATCGGCCCTGGGCCGTCCCTGGGCCGTGCGAGGGTGCCCCAGGTCGACCGACGGTGACCGCGAGTGACAGGCGAGCCGCAGCCCGCAGCGGCGAACCTCCAGGTCAGCGCCCCCCGACCTCACGGGTTTCCCCCCAGGGGTGGCGGTCAGGCAAGATGGGGTGTATCTGCCCACTGCCAGTTTCAAGCTGCCGGACGGTTTCCTTTGGCTGAGTTCATTTACACCATGCGCAAGGCGCGCAAAGCGCACGGCGACAAGGTGATCCTCGACGACGTCACCCTGAGCTTCCTGCCGGGGGCGAAGATCGGCGTCGTCGGTCCGAACGGCGCCGGTAAGTCGACCGTGCTGAAGATCATGGCGGGCCTCGAGCAGCCGTCGAACGGTGACGCGTTCCTGTCCCCCGGCTACAGCGTCGGCATCCTGCTCCAGGAGCCCCCGCTGAACGAGGAGAAGAACGTCCTGGAGAACGTCCAGGAGGGTGTCGCCGAGGTCAAGGGCAAGCTCGACCGGTTCAACGAGATCGCCGAGCTGATGGCGACCGACTACTCCGACGCGCTGCTCGACGAGATGGGCAAGCTCCAGGAGGAGCTGGACCACGCCAACGCCTGGGACCTCGACGCCCAGCTGGAGCAGGCCATGGACGCGCTGGGCTGCCCTCCCGGCGACTGGCCGGTCACCACCCTCTCCGGTGGTGAGAGGCGCCGCGTCGCGCTCTGCAAGCTGCTGCTGGAGCAGCCCGACCTGCTGCTCCTCGACGAGCCCACCAACCACCTCGACGCCGAGTCGGTGAACTGGCTGGAGCAGCACCTCGCCAAGTACGAGGGCACCGTCGTGGCGGTCACCCACGACCGGTACTTCCTGGACAACGTCGCCGGGTGGATCTGCGAGGTGGACCGCGGCCGCCTGCACGGCTACGAGGGCAACTACTCCAAGTACCTGGAGACCAAGGCCACCCGCCTCAAGGTCGAGGGCCAGAAGGACGCCAAGCGCCAGAAGCGGCTCAAGGAAGAGCTGGAGTGGGTGCGGTCGAACGCCAAGGGGCGCCAGGCCAAGTCCAAGGCCCGTCTCGCGCGCTACGAGGAGATGGCCGCCGAGGCGGACAAGATGCGGAAGCTGGACTTCGAGGAGATCCAGATCCCGCCGGGCCCGCGGCTGGGCAACGTCGTGGTCGAGGTCAACGACCTGCACAAGGGCTTCGCGGAGAAGATCCTCATCGACGGCCTGTCGTTCACGCTGCCGCGCAACGGCATCGTCGGGATCATCGGCCCGAACGGCGCCGGCAAGACCACGCTGTTCAAGATGATCCAGGGTCTGGAGACCCCGGACTCCGGTGACATCAGGGTCGGCGACACGGTCAAGATCTCCTACGTCGACCAGAGCCGCGAGAACATCGACCCCAAGAAGACGCTGTGGGAGGTCGTGTCCGACGGGCTCGACTACATCAACGTCGGCCAGGTCGAGATGCCGTCCCGCGCCTACGTCTCCGCCTTCGGCTTCAAGGGCCCGGACCAGCAGAAGCCCGCGGGCGTGCTCTCCGGTGGTGAGCGCAACCGGCTGAACCTGGCGCTGACCCTCAAGCAGGGCGGCAACCTGCTGCTCCTCGACGAGCCCACCAACGACCTGGACGTGGAGACCCTCTCCAGCCTGGAGAACGCCCTGCTGGAGTTCCCCGGCTGCGCCGTCGTCGTCTCCCACGACCGGTGGTTCCTGGACCGGGTCGCCACGCACATCCTCGCCTACGAGGGTGAGTCGAAGTGGTTCTGGTTCGAGGGCAACTTCGATTCGTACGAGAAGAACAAGGTCGAGCGGCTCGGCCCGGACGCCGCGCGCCCGCACCGTGCCACCTACAAGAAGCTGACCCGGGGCTGATCGGTCTTGCGCCACATCTACCGCTGCCCGCTGCGCTGGGCGGACATGGACGCGTACGGCCACGTCAACAACGTGGTCTTCCTCCGCTACCTGGAGGAGGCGCGTATCGACTTCCTGTTCCGCCCGGACAAGGACTTCAAGCAGGGGTCCGTGGTGGCGCGCCACGAGATCGACTACAAGCGGCAGCTCGTCCACCGGCACGCGCCGGTGGACATCGAGCTGTGGATCACCGAGATCAGGGCCGCGTCCTTCACCCTCTCCTACGAGGTGAAGGACGGTGACCTCGTGTACGTACGGGCCTCGACGGTCATCGTCCCGTTCGACTTCGAGGGCCAGCGTCCGCGGCGGATCACCGCGGAGGAGCGCGAGTTCCTCCAGGAGTACATGGACGCGGCCGACGACGCCCGGACCGAGGGGGAGGCCGTCGCCGCATGACGGTGCTCCACCTGGACGACGAGACGGAGGCCGCGGACCTCGCCGCCTTCCTCTCCCGGCTGCTCCACTACGACCGTGGAGCCGCGG contains:
- a CDS encoding acyl-CoA thioesterase, yielding MRHIYRCPLRWADMDAYGHVNNVVFLRYLEEARIDFLFRPDKDFKQGSVVARHEIDYKRQLVHRHAPVDIELWITEIRAASFTLSYEVKDGDLVYVRASTVIVPFDFEGQRPRRITAEEREFLQEYMDAADDARTEGEAVAA
- the ettA gene encoding energy-dependent translational throttle protein EttA, which encodes MAEFIYTMRKARKAHGDKVILDDVTLSFLPGAKIGVVGPNGAGKSTVLKIMAGLEQPSNGDAFLSPGYSVGILLQEPPLNEEKNVLENVQEGVAEVKGKLDRFNEIAELMATDYSDALLDEMGKLQEELDHANAWDLDAQLEQAMDALGCPPGDWPVTTLSGGERRRVALCKLLLEQPDLLLLDEPTNHLDAESVNWLEQHLAKYEGTVVAVTHDRYFLDNVAGWICEVDRGRLHGYEGNYSKYLETKATRLKVEGQKDAKRQKRLKEELEWVRSNAKGRQAKSKARLARYEEMAAEADKMRKLDFEEIQIPPGPRLGNVVVEVNDLHKGFAEKILIDGLSFTLPRNGIVGIIGPNGAGKTTLFKMIQGLETPDSGDIRVGDTVKISYVDQSRENIDPKKTLWEVVSDGLDYINVGQVEMPSRAYVSAFGFKGPDQQKPAGVLSGGERNRLNLALTLKQGGNLLLLDEPTNDLDVETLSSLENALLEFPGCAVVVSHDRWFLDRVATHILAYEGESKWFWFEGNFDSYEKNKVERLGPDAARPHRATYKKLTRG